One window from the genome of Amaranthus tricolor cultivar Red isolate AtriRed21 chromosome 9, ASM2621246v1, whole genome shotgun sequence encodes:
- the LOC130824424 gene encoding uncharacterized protein LOC130824424 isoform X1: MGLMRQFTWHLMNLCFIIFISVAIVVPGSSGLSEPPSSPIPSIVAQVPISIHEQGPSLASADPPPGTTTPITVPSFDPTLTPSAQPPNASDTPLAAQPPVAIPQFELPTAEPVEAPPFTSHSPPPKFSHHTSTIPFPPIYETPIRSTPLVVPSHASPQQSVASPPQSSTLPLPANPPTSKPQFPVAETPEGFTIPPSKEAFSYTPLQSPHSSALPLAAKPPGSEPHLPVAEPPEGITLTPPIHATPYAPLVSPLHSSALPLAAKPPDSKPPLAIADPPEGSTLTPPKQPSPSIALGAPPHSLALPLAAKPPDTTPQLPIAEPPQGLTLPPPTEASPDLPLPPPAMPPHPSDMQSPPLSLNASSPLPQSGMPNVSSPLAPPVPPQPFLPKMSPPPQLISPYASPPTSILPSNASHLAPITSPPFPEPPATLPSPALPLPPKILSPPSQFVPPIVPSYPPQIFPPIVSAPPVWIPPILSAPPPKQIPPPASPQTPMVFSNASSPPPLLVPPPYLPLLPTAAAPHASDVLPPTVPSHASSPLPLLVPPHASSPSYVLSAPPPVVLPHISPPSSSIVHEAVPPRASHPFPLLTPPIAPAFPVIPSPTLLAPSPSEPYHSSIPPSPVTKPSIPASTPRSSHRKESWGRAPLPSLASPERSPSSKTLPEGAPPAHQDTPRSHPPSSHQIEAPKQAPLVRSNASEPDTVPSSAHPPSKNPASSRYPSTVPPSDQSPTHKISPYHEPQIGTHSAIAPAPFSFIVSPGSNGSHHSPHHSPAIGSSTTMAPSPSHQEIPEISPAPSPLSKASSGHSEIPFPSPKISPSGSSTRNKKRPLAPPILSLPPPPPNADCGYLTCPEPLTNTPPGSPCGCVSPMQVGMRIGVPLYTFFPLVSELAREVAAGVFMKPSQVRVMGANSTIEEPEKTIVLVDLVPLHGKFDNITAFLTFQRFWHKQVVINKSLFGDYDILYVRYPGLPPSPPMAPADIAVINGMPYSVGDPKNLPLGVDVTKEGHKHKLSGIIIAIICFSASVALLICCFIAWLLVFRHANHDPQSDQIPQALPSLARASEPAGNSTGSGPSSSLSIGSSLATYAGSAKTFTASEIEKATDNLSPSRILGEGGFGLVYSGVLEDETNVAVKVLKRDDQQGGREFLAEVEMLSRLHHRNLVKLIGICTDERLRCLVYELIPNGSVDSHLHGIDKETAPLDWASRLKIALGAARGLAYLHEDSSPRVIHRDFKSSNILLENDFTPKVSDFGLARAAMDEENRHISTRVMGTFGYVAPEYAMTGHLLVKSDVYSYGVVLLELLTGRKPVDMSQPPGQENLVAWARPFLTTKEGLELILDPSLKLDVPLDSVAKVAAIASMCVQPEVSHRPFMGEVVQALKLVCNECDDSNDSNSRKGSRESLSIDFDAKGSPISEKQYPLPSHFSFQNYTPELDIEKGTSVSEIFGASSRTNGQESESFRRHSASGPLKTGKDRRFWQRIRRQPNGGSVSEHGIMYRLWAGSH; the protein is encoded by the exons ATGGGTTTGATGCGGCAATTTACTTGGCACTTGATGAATCTATGCTTCATCATATTCATTTCTGTTGCCATTGTTGTTCCAGGATCTTCAG GTTTGAGTGAACCTCCGTCATCTCCGATTCCTTCCATTGTAGCACAAGTGCCTATTTCCATCCATGAACAAGGACCATCTTTGGCATCTGCAGACCCACCACCCGGGACTACTACTCCGATTACTGTGCCATCATTTGATCCAACATTGACACCATCTGCTCAGCCACCTAATGCTTCAGATACCCCCCTGGCTGCACAACCGCCCGTGGCCATACCTCAATTTGAACTACCAACTGCTGAGCCAGTCGAAGCTCCACCTTTCACATCTCATTCACCACCGCCAAAGTTTTCGCATCATACATCCACCATTCCATTTCCTCCTATTTATGAGACCCCAATAAGATCAACTCCACTAGTTGTTCCATCGCATGCTTCACCTCAGCAATCAGTTGCCAGTCCACCTCAAAGCTCTACTCTGCCACTCCCTGCAAATCCACCAACATCGAAGCCCCAATTTCCGGTTGCAGAAACCCCAGAAGGGTTCACTATCCCACCCTCTAAAGAGGCATTTTCGTATACACCGTTGCAATCTCCTCATAGTTCAGCTCTTCCACTAGCTGCTAAGCCACCTGGTTCTGAGCCCCACCTGCCTGTTGCTGAGCCACCAGAAGGGATAACACTGACACCCCCTATTCATGCAACACCATATGCACCTTTGGTATCCCCTCTTCATAGTTCAGCTCTTCCACTGGCTGCAAAGCCACCAGATTCTAAGCCCCCTCTGGCAATTGCCGATCCACCAGAAGGGTCAACACTGACACCTCCTAAGCAGCCATCACCAAGTATAGCTTTGGGAGCTCCTCCTCATAGTTTAGCTCTTCCATTGGCTGCAAAGCCGCCAGATACGACACCCCAATTGCCTATTGCAGAGCCACCACAAGGGTTGACTCTGCCACCTCCTACAGAAGCATCACCAGATCTACCTTTGCCTCCCCCAGCCATGCCACCACATCCCTCAGATATGCAGTCTCCTCCTCTTTCCTTAAATGCATCATCTCCTCTGCCTCAGTCGGGCATGCCAAATGTATCATCTCCACTAGCTCCACCGGTGCCACCACAACCATTCCTCCCTAAAATGTCTCCCCCACCCCAACTTATCTCACCGTATGCATCTCCCCCAACTTCTATACTACCTTCAAATGCTTCCCATTTGGCCCCTATAACGTCTCCTCCTTTCCCAGAACCTCCGGCAACTTTACCTTCACCAGCTCTTCCTTTGCCACCAAAAATTTTATCTCCCCCATCTCAATTTGTTCCTCCAATCGTACCCTCATATCCACCTCAAATATTCCCACCAATTGTATCAGCTCCTCCTGTATGGATCCCACCAATTTTATCCGCTCCTCCACCTAAACAAATCCCGCCACCTGCTTCTCCTCAAACTCCTATGGTGTTTTCAAATGCTTCTTCTCCACCACCTTTGCTAGTCCCACCACCATATTTACCTTTACTTCCCACAGCTGCTGCACCCCATGCTTCAGATGTACTGCCGCCAACCGTTCCATCACATGCATCATCTCCCTTGCCTCTACTAGTTCCACCTCATGCTTCATCACCTTCCTATGTTCTGTCAGCTCCACCACCAGTAGTGTTACCTCACATCTCCCCCCCAAGCTCATCCATAGTACATGAAGCAGTTCCACCTCGTGCTTCTCATCCATTCCCTTTACTGACTCCTCCTATTGCTCCAGCTTTCCCTGTAATTCCATCCCCTACTCTATTAGCCCCTTCACCATCTGAACCATATCATTCCTCTATCCCGCCTTCTCCAGTAACAAAACCAAGTATTCCTGCTTCAACCCCTCGTTCTTCTCATAGAAAGGAATCTTGGGGAAGGGCTCCTCTACCATCACTGGCGTCTCCTG AGCGATCACCTTCTTCAAAAACATTGCCTGAAGGTGCGCCACCTGCCCACCAAGATACTCCACGATCTCACCCTCCAAGCTCTCATCAAATAGAAGCACCAAAGCAGGCTCCTCTTGTGAGATCAAATGCTTCAG AACCTGATACTGTTCCTTCATCTGCTCATCCTCCAAGCAAAAATCCTGCTAGTAGTAGATATCCATCAACTGTACCTCCTAGTGATCAGTCACCAACACATAAAATTTCTCCATATCATG AGCCTCAAATTGGGACGCACAGCGCAATTGCTCCGGCCCCATTCTCATTCATAGTTTCTCCAGGAAGTAACGGATCTCATCATTCTCCACATCATTCCCCGGCTATAG GATCTTCTACAACAATGGCTCCTTCACCATCTCATCAAGAAATTCCTGAAATTTCTCCAGCACCTTCACCTCTTTCAAAGGCTTCATCTGGTCATTCCGAAA TTCCGTTTCCCTCTCCTAAAATTTCTCCTTCTGGGTCTTCAACAAGGAACAAAAAGAGACCACTTGCACCACCAATTTTGTCATTACCACCTCCACCTCCAAATGCAG ACTGTGGATACCTTACCTGCCCTGAGCCGTTGACAAATACGCCTCCAGGATCACCCTGCGGTTGTGTTTCACCAATGCAAGTTGGGATGCGCATCGGTGTGCCTTTGTATACTTTCTTCCCTTTGGTGTCAGAGTTGGCAAGGGAAGTTGCTGCAGGTGTATTCATGAAACCAAGTCAAGTTCGTGTGATGGGAGCCAATTCAACAATTGAAGAGCCTGAAAAAACTATTGTCCTAGTTGACTTGGTACCCCTTCACGGAAAATTCGACAACATTACAGCATTTCTTACGTTTCAGAGATTCTGGCACAAACAGGTAGTCATAAACAAGTCCCTGTTTGGTGATTATGACATACTGTACGTGCGTTATCCAG GTCTCCCTCCCTCTCCACCTATGGCTCCTGCTGACATTGCTGTAATCAATGGAATGCCTTACTCTGTTGGGGACCCCAAGAATTTGCCTCTGGGAGTTGATGTGACTAAGGAAGGGCATAAACACAAACTTAGTGGCATTATAATTGCTATTATTTGTTTTTCGGCAAGTGTTGCCTTGTTGATCTGTTGTTTCATTGCATGGCTTTTGGTATTCAGACATGCAAACCATGATCCTCAATCAGATCAAATTCCACAAGCTCTACCTTCTCTTGCAAGAGCATCAG AACCTGCAGGAAATTCAACTGGAAGTGGTCCAAGTTCTTCTTTATCAATTGGATCAAGTCTGGCCACATATGCTGGATCAGCTAAAACATTCACTGCAAGTGAGATAGAAAAAGCCACCGATAACTTAAGCCCATCAAGGATACTTGGCGAAGGTGGTTTTGGTCTCGTCTATAGCGGCGTTCTTGAAGATGAAACTAATGTGGCTGTGAAAGTTCTTAAACGAGATGATCAGCAGGGTGGCCGGGAATTTTTGGCTGAAGTTGAAATGCTTAGCCGTCTTCACCACCGGAATTTGGTCAAGTTAATTGGTATTTGTACTGACGAGCGCTTACGCTGCTTAGTTTATGAACTTATTCCAAACGGAAGTGTTGACTCTCATCTACATG GGATAGATAAAGAAACTGCTCCTCTTGATTGGGCGTCTCGGTTGAAGATTGCACTTGGTGCTGCACGGGGTCTTGCATATTTGCATGAAGATTCTAGTCCCCGAGTCATTCATAGGGACTTCAAGTCCAGCAACATCTTGTTGGAAAATGATTTCACACCAAAAGTGTCAGACTTTGGCTTGGCTCGAGCCGCTATGGATGAAGAGAACCGACACATCTCTACACGTGTTATGGGTACTTTTGg GTATGTGGCTCCCGAGTACGCCATGACCGGACACCTTCTTGTTAAGAGCGACGTCTACAGTTATGGTGTTGTTCTTCTCGAACTTTTAACTGGAAGAAAGCCTGTAGACATGTCACAACCACCTGGTCAAGAAAACCTAGTTGCTTGGGCAAGGCCATTCCTCACTACTAAAGAAGGACTAGAGTTGATCCTCGACCCCTCGTTAAAATTAGATGTACCATTAGATAGCGTGGCTAAAGTGGCAGCAATCGCATCGATGTGTGTACAACCCGAGGTTTCCCACCGTCCTTTTATGGGCGAGGTTGTACAAGCTTTGAAGTTGGTGTGTAACGAGTGTGATGACTCAAACGACAGTAACTCACGAAAAGGAAGCCGTGAAAGTTTATCTATCGATTTTGATGCTAAAGGAAGCCCGATTTCGGAGAAACAGTATCCTTTACCGAGCCATTTTTCCTTCCAAAACTACACCCCCGAACTAGATATCGAGAAAGGTACGTCAGTGTCTGAAATTTTCGGTGCATCATCAAGGACAAATGGGCAGGAATCTGAATCATTCAGAAGACACTCTGCATCAGGCCCTTTAAAGACGGGTAAGGACCGACGTTTTTGGCAGAGAATAAGGAGGCAGCCTAATGGCGGAAGTGTAAGCGAGCACGGTATCATGTACAGATTATGGGCAGGATCACATTGA
- the LOC130824424 gene encoding uncharacterized protein LOC130824424 isoform X2, whose amino-acid sequence MGLMRQFTWHLMNLCFIIFISVAIVVPGSSGLSEPPSSPIPSIVAQVPISIHEQGPSLASADPPPGTTTPITVPSFDPTLTPSAQPPNASDTPLAAQPPVAIPQFELPTAEPVEAPPFTSHSPPPKFSHHTSTIPFPPIYETPIRSTPLVVPSHASPQQSVASPPQSSTLPLPANPPTSKPQFPVAETPEGFTIPPSKEAFSYTPLQSPHSSALPLAAKPPGSEPHLPVAEPPEGITLTPPIHATPYAPLVSPLHSSALPLAAKPPDSKPPLAIADPPEGSTLTPPKQPSPSIALGAPPHSLALPLAAKPPDTTPQLPIAEPPQGLTLPPPTEASPDLPLPPPAMPPHPSDMQSPPLSLNASSPLPQSGMPNVSSPLAPPVPPQPFLPKMSPPPQLISPYASPPTSILPSNASHLAPITSPPFPEPPATLPSPALPLPPKILSPPSQFVPPIVPSYPPQIFPPIVSAPPVWIPPILSAPPPKQIPPPASPQTPMVFSNASSPPPLLVPPPYLPLLPTAAAPHASDVLPPTVPSHASSPLPLLVPPHASSPSYVLSAPPPVVLPHISPPSSSIVHEAVPPRASHPFPLLTPPIAPAFPVIPSPTLLAPSPSEPYHSSIPPSPVTKPSIPASTPRSSHRKESWGRAPLPSLASPERSPSSKTLPEGAPPAHQDTPRSHPPSSHQIEAPKQAPLVRSNASGSSTTMAPSPSHQEIPEISPAPSPLSKASSGHSEIPFPSPKISPSGSSTRNKKRPLAPPILSLPPPPPNADCGYLTCPEPLTNTPPGSPCGCVSPMQVGMRIGVPLYTFFPLVSELAREVAAGVFMKPSQVRVMGANSTIEEPEKTIVLVDLVPLHGKFDNITAFLTFQRFWHKQVVINKSLFGDYDILYVRYPGLPPSPPMAPADIAVINGMPYSVGDPKNLPLGVDVTKEGHKHKLSGIIIAIICFSASVALLICCFIAWLLVFRHANHDPQSDQIPQALPSLARASEPAGNSTGSGPSSSLSIGSSLATYAGSAKTFTASEIEKATDNLSPSRILGEGGFGLVYSGVLEDETNVAVKVLKRDDQQGGREFLAEVEMLSRLHHRNLVKLIGICTDERLRCLVYELIPNGSVDSHLHGIDKETAPLDWASRLKIALGAARGLAYLHEDSSPRVIHRDFKSSNILLENDFTPKVSDFGLARAAMDEENRHISTRVMGTFGYVAPEYAMTGHLLVKSDVYSYGVVLLELLTGRKPVDMSQPPGQENLVAWARPFLTTKEGLELILDPSLKLDVPLDSVAKVAAIASMCVQPEVSHRPFMGEVVQALKLVCNECDDSNDSNSRKGSRESLSIDFDAKGSPISEKQYPLPSHFSFQNYTPELDIEKGTSVSEIFGASSRTNGQESESFRRHSASGPLKTGKDRRFWQRIRRQPNGGSVSEHGIMYRLWAGSH is encoded by the exons ATGGGTTTGATGCGGCAATTTACTTGGCACTTGATGAATCTATGCTTCATCATATTCATTTCTGTTGCCATTGTTGTTCCAGGATCTTCAG GTTTGAGTGAACCTCCGTCATCTCCGATTCCTTCCATTGTAGCACAAGTGCCTATTTCCATCCATGAACAAGGACCATCTTTGGCATCTGCAGACCCACCACCCGGGACTACTACTCCGATTACTGTGCCATCATTTGATCCAACATTGACACCATCTGCTCAGCCACCTAATGCTTCAGATACCCCCCTGGCTGCACAACCGCCCGTGGCCATACCTCAATTTGAACTACCAACTGCTGAGCCAGTCGAAGCTCCACCTTTCACATCTCATTCACCACCGCCAAAGTTTTCGCATCATACATCCACCATTCCATTTCCTCCTATTTATGAGACCCCAATAAGATCAACTCCACTAGTTGTTCCATCGCATGCTTCACCTCAGCAATCAGTTGCCAGTCCACCTCAAAGCTCTACTCTGCCACTCCCTGCAAATCCACCAACATCGAAGCCCCAATTTCCGGTTGCAGAAACCCCAGAAGGGTTCACTATCCCACCCTCTAAAGAGGCATTTTCGTATACACCGTTGCAATCTCCTCATAGTTCAGCTCTTCCACTAGCTGCTAAGCCACCTGGTTCTGAGCCCCACCTGCCTGTTGCTGAGCCACCAGAAGGGATAACACTGACACCCCCTATTCATGCAACACCATATGCACCTTTGGTATCCCCTCTTCATAGTTCAGCTCTTCCACTGGCTGCAAAGCCACCAGATTCTAAGCCCCCTCTGGCAATTGCCGATCCACCAGAAGGGTCAACACTGACACCTCCTAAGCAGCCATCACCAAGTATAGCTTTGGGAGCTCCTCCTCATAGTTTAGCTCTTCCATTGGCTGCAAAGCCGCCAGATACGACACCCCAATTGCCTATTGCAGAGCCACCACAAGGGTTGACTCTGCCACCTCCTACAGAAGCATCACCAGATCTACCTTTGCCTCCCCCAGCCATGCCACCACATCCCTCAGATATGCAGTCTCCTCCTCTTTCCTTAAATGCATCATCTCCTCTGCCTCAGTCGGGCATGCCAAATGTATCATCTCCACTAGCTCCACCGGTGCCACCACAACCATTCCTCCCTAAAATGTCTCCCCCACCCCAACTTATCTCACCGTATGCATCTCCCCCAACTTCTATACTACCTTCAAATGCTTCCCATTTGGCCCCTATAACGTCTCCTCCTTTCCCAGAACCTCCGGCAACTTTACCTTCACCAGCTCTTCCTTTGCCACCAAAAATTTTATCTCCCCCATCTCAATTTGTTCCTCCAATCGTACCCTCATATCCACCTCAAATATTCCCACCAATTGTATCAGCTCCTCCTGTATGGATCCCACCAATTTTATCCGCTCCTCCACCTAAACAAATCCCGCCACCTGCTTCTCCTCAAACTCCTATGGTGTTTTCAAATGCTTCTTCTCCACCACCTTTGCTAGTCCCACCACCATATTTACCTTTACTTCCCACAGCTGCTGCACCCCATGCTTCAGATGTACTGCCGCCAACCGTTCCATCACATGCATCATCTCCCTTGCCTCTACTAGTTCCACCTCATGCTTCATCACCTTCCTATGTTCTGTCAGCTCCACCACCAGTAGTGTTACCTCACATCTCCCCCCCAAGCTCATCCATAGTACATGAAGCAGTTCCACCTCGTGCTTCTCATCCATTCCCTTTACTGACTCCTCCTATTGCTCCAGCTTTCCCTGTAATTCCATCCCCTACTCTATTAGCCCCTTCACCATCTGAACCATATCATTCCTCTATCCCGCCTTCTCCAGTAACAAAACCAAGTATTCCTGCTTCAACCCCTCGTTCTTCTCATAGAAAGGAATCTTGGGGAAGGGCTCCTCTACCATCACTGGCGTCTCCTG AGCGATCACCTTCTTCAAAAACATTGCCTGAAGGTGCGCCACCTGCCCACCAAGATACTCCACGATCTCACCCTCCAAGCTCTCATCAAATAGAAGCACCAAAGCAGGCTCCTCTTGTGAGATCAAATGCTTCAG GATCTTCTACAACAATGGCTCCTTCACCATCTCATCAAGAAATTCCTGAAATTTCTCCAGCACCTTCACCTCTTTCAAAGGCTTCATCTGGTCATTCCGAAA TTCCGTTTCCCTCTCCTAAAATTTCTCCTTCTGGGTCTTCAACAAGGAACAAAAAGAGACCACTTGCACCACCAATTTTGTCATTACCACCTCCACCTCCAAATGCAG ACTGTGGATACCTTACCTGCCCTGAGCCGTTGACAAATACGCCTCCAGGATCACCCTGCGGTTGTGTTTCACCAATGCAAGTTGGGATGCGCATCGGTGTGCCTTTGTATACTTTCTTCCCTTTGGTGTCAGAGTTGGCAAGGGAAGTTGCTGCAGGTGTATTCATGAAACCAAGTCAAGTTCGTGTGATGGGAGCCAATTCAACAATTGAAGAGCCTGAAAAAACTATTGTCCTAGTTGACTTGGTACCCCTTCACGGAAAATTCGACAACATTACAGCATTTCTTACGTTTCAGAGATTCTGGCACAAACAGGTAGTCATAAACAAGTCCCTGTTTGGTGATTATGACATACTGTACGTGCGTTATCCAG GTCTCCCTCCCTCTCCACCTATGGCTCCTGCTGACATTGCTGTAATCAATGGAATGCCTTACTCTGTTGGGGACCCCAAGAATTTGCCTCTGGGAGTTGATGTGACTAAGGAAGGGCATAAACACAAACTTAGTGGCATTATAATTGCTATTATTTGTTTTTCGGCAAGTGTTGCCTTGTTGATCTGTTGTTTCATTGCATGGCTTTTGGTATTCAGACATGCAAACCATGATCCTCAATCAGATCAAATTCCACAAGCTCTACCTTCTCTTGCAAGAGCATCAG AACCTGCAGGAAATTCAACTGGAAGTGGTCCAAGTTCTTCTTTATCAATTGGATCAAGTCTGGCCACATATGCTGGATCAGCTAAAACATTCACTGCAAGTGAGATAGAAAAAGCCACCGATAACTTAAGCCCATCAAGGATACTTGGCGAAGGTGGTTTTGGTCTCGTCTATAGCGGCGTTCTTGAAGATGAAACTAATGTGGCTGTGAAAGTTCTTAAACGAGATGATCAGCAGGGTGGCCGGGAATTTTTGGCTGAAGTTGAAATGCTTAGCCGTCTTCACCACCGGAATTTGGTCAAGTTAATTGGTATTTGTACTGACGAGCGCTTACGCTGCTTAGTTTATGAACTTATTCCAAACGGAAGTGTTGACTCTCATCTACATG GGATAGATAAAGAAACTGCTCCTCTTGATTGGGCGTCTCGGTTGAAGATTGCACTTGGTGCTGCACGGGGTCTTGCATATTTGCATGAAGATTCTAGTCCCCGAGTCATTCATAGGGACTTCAAGTCCAGCAACATCTTGTTGGAAAATGATTTCACACCAAAAGTGTCAGACTTTGGCTTGGCTCGAGCCGCTATGGATGAAGAGAACCGACACATCTCTACACGTGTTATGGGTACTTTTGg GTATGTGGCTCCCGAGTACGCCATGACCGGACACCTTCTTGTTAAGAGCGACGTCTACAGTTATGGTGTTGTTCTTCTCGAACTTTTAACTGGAAGAAAGCCTGTAGACATGTCACAACCACCTGGTCAAGAAAACCTAGTTGCTTGGGCAAGGCCATTCCTCACTACTAAAGAAGGACTAGAGTTGATCCTCGACCCCTCGTTAAAATTAGATGTACCATTAGATAGCGTGGCTAAAGTGGCAGCAATCGCATCGATGTGTGTACAACCCGAGGTTTCCCACCGTCCTTTTATGGGCGAGGTTGTACAAGCTTTGAAGTTGGTGTGTAACGAGTGTGATGACTCAAACGACAGTAACTCACGAAAAGGAAGCCGTGAAAGTTTATCTATCGATTTTGATGCTAAAGGAAGCCCGATTTCGGAGAAACAGTATCCTTTACCGAGCCATTTTTCCTTCCAAAACTACACCCCCGAACTAGATATCGAGAAAGGTACGTCAGTGTCTGAAATTTTCGGTGCATCATCAAGGACAAATGGGCAGGAATCTGAATCATTCAGAAGACACTCTGCATCAGGCCCTTTAAAGACGGGTAAGGACCGACGTTTTTGGCAGAGAATAAGGAGGCAGCCTAATGGCGGAAGTGTAAGCGAGCACGGTATCATGTACAGATTATGGGCAGGATCACATTGA
- the LOC130824425 gene encoding uncharacterized protein LOC130824425 — translation MKMHTGAFNGNMKKALAGLKRINLDGLRWRVFDAKGQVLGRLASQISTVLQGKDKPTYTPNRDDGDMCIVLNAKDICVTGRKLTDNYYRWHTGYVGHLKERTLKDQMSKDPTEVIRKAVLRMLPRNKLRDDRDRKLRIFTDEEHPFADRALEPYMMPPRQVREMRPRARRALIRAQKKVDQQGVTASSKNGKKEEKAEASS, via the exons atgaagatgcaTACGGGAGCCTTCAATGGCAACATGAAG AAAGCACTTGCTGGTTTGAAACGCATTAATTTGGATGGTCTGCGTTGGAGGGTTTTTGATGCCAAAGGCCAG GTTCTTGGGAGGTTAGCATCACAAATTTCTACTGTTCTCCAAGGGAAGGATAAACCAACATACACTCCTAATCGTGATGATGGAGATATGTGCATAGTCCTAAATGCAAAGGACATCTGCGTCACAGGGAGGAAACTTACAGATAACTATTATCGGTGGCATACCGG ATATGTGGGCCACCTTAAGGAAAGAACTTTGAAGGATCAGATGTCAAAGGATCCCACTGAAGTAATTCGTAAAGCTGTTCTCCGAATGCTTCCCAGAAATAAATTACGTGAT GATAGAGATCGGAAACTTAGGATATTTACCGATGAGGAACATCCGTTTGCTGATAGAGCCCTCGAGCCATACATGATGCCTCCTAGACAAGTGCGAGAAATGCGACCCCGTGCAAGAAGAGCCTTGATTCGTGCACAAAAGAAAGTAGATCAACAAGGTGTTACCGCTAGTTCCAAAAATGGGAAGAAGGAAGAAAAAGCGGAAGCGAGTTCATGA